Proteins encoded in a region of the Chitinimonas sp. BJYL2 genome:
- the modB gene encoding molybdate ABC transporter permease subunit, translated as MDAIPSALLISLKVAFWATAIDLVLGVAVAWLLARKRFIGRELLDTLLTLPMVLPPTVLGYYLLVLVGRNGWLGGWLQSQWGINLIFSWQGAVLAAAVVAFPLVFKPARAAFEMVDTQLEGAATVLGVSAIGVFCRVTLPLAWRGIMAGVLLAFARALGEFGATLMVAGSIPGKTQTLSIAVYEAVQAGQDALANTLVAIISVCCIAILLTATWLSPGHSARRMGAA; from the coding sequence ATGGACGCCATCCCCTCGGCACTGCTCATCTCGCTCAAGGTCGCCTTCTGGGCCACGGCCATCGATCTGGTGCTAGGTGTTGCCGTTGCCTGGCTCCTGGCACGCAAGCGCTTCATCGGGCGTGAGTTGCTCGATACCTTGTTAACACTCCCCATGGTGTTGCCACCCACCGTCCTCGGCTATTACCTGCTGGTGCTCGTGGGGCGAAACGGCTGGCTGGGGGGCTGGTTGCAATCGCAATGGGGCATCAACCTGATCTTCAGCTGGCAAGGAGCCGTACTCGCTGCGGCCGTGGTGGCCTTTCCGCTGGTTTTCAAACCGGCCCGCGCGGCCTTCGAGATGGTGGATACCCAGCTCGAAGGCGCAGCCACGGTGCTGGGCGTAAGCGCCATCGGCGTGTTCTGCCGGGTGACCCTCCCCTTGGCATGGCGCGGCATCATGGCCGGCGTGCTGCTGGCCTTTGCCCGTGCGCTGGGAGAGTTCGGCGCCACCCTGATGGTGGCTGGCAGCATTCCCGGCAAGACACAAACGCTGTCGATTGCAGTCTATGAGGCCGTGCAGGCCGGACAAGATGCACTGGCCAATACGCTGGTGGCCATCATTTCGGTTTGCTGCATTGCCATCCTGCTCACCGCCACCTGGCTATCTCCCGGCCACAGCGCGCGGCGCATGGGGGCGGCATGA
- the modA gene encoding molybdate ABC transporter substrate-binding protein: MLLRALLPALICLALLPAQAADITVSAAASLGNAFQQIARLYEAQYPDAKVALNLGASGALLQQIAKGAPVDVFASADQETMDQAQQLQLVTAKARHDFCTNQLVVVTPADSKLPLQQLTDLAKPAVQRIAIGLPTTVPAGRYARRALDVAQLWPAIAARVIPAQNVRQALDYVARGEVDAGFVYATDALLLKDKVRVAFTVRLDQAIRYPIAPLNTSAHAAEARRFVAYVRSPAGQAVLAQHGFMKP; encoded by the coding sequence ATGCTCCTGCGCGCCCTGCTGCCTGCCCTGATCTGCCTCGCCTTGCTACCCGCGCAGGCTGCCGACATTACCGTCTCTGCCGCCGCCAGCCTGGGTAATGCCTTCCAGCAAATCGCCCGTCTCTACGAGGCCCAATACCCCGACGCCAAAGTGGCCTTGAACCTCGGCGCATCGGGCGCGCTTTTGCAGCAGATCGCCAAGGGCGCACCGGTCGATGTGTTTGCCTCGGCCGATCAGGAAACGATGGATCAGGCACAACAGCTGCAACTAGTCACAGCCAAGGCCCGACATGACTTCTGCACCAATCAGCTGGTCGTGGTGACGCCAGCAGACAGCAAGCTTCCCCTGCAGCAGCTGACCGATCTGGCCAAACCCGCCGTGCAGCGCATCGCCATCGGCCTCCCGACCACCGTGCCCGCCGGCCGCTATGCCCGCCGGGCGCTCGATGTGGCGCAGCTCTGGCCGGCCATCGCGGCACGCGTGATTCCTGCCCAGAATGTCCGCCAGGCACTCGACTACGTGGCGCGGGGTGAAGTGGATGCCGGCTTTGTCTATGCCACCGATGCCCTGCTCCTCAAGGACAAAGTCCGGGTCGCCTTCACCGTGCGGCTGGATCAGGCGATCCGTTATCCGATTGCACCGCTGAATACCAGCGCCCATGCCGCCGAAGCCCGGCGCTTTGTGGCCTATGTACGTTCCCCTGCCGGGCAGGCCGTGCTGGCACAACATGGCTTCATGAAGCCCTGA
- a CDS encoding protein-disulfide reductase DsbD N-terminal domain-containing protein: MPMFSLPAASAHPKWHLTALLYVLVVTALLLVHSPVRADWLGNLVKPRAASTEPLPPEQAFPVKAKRLDRQTVRVEIGVAPAYYVYKDRLQLALKDTPGVRISRVDYPQPEIKQDPEFGSVPVYTQPFSVLLTLEGKPAGPIKLLARSQGCFETRGLCYPPQTQVLTLP; the protein is encoded by the coding sequence ATGCCGATGTTTTCTTTGCCCGCCGCCAGTGCGCATCCCAAGTGGCATCTGACCGCGCTGCTTTACGTGCTGGTGGTGACGGCCTTGTTGCTGGTCCACAGCCCGGTACGGGCCGATTGGCTGGGTAATCTGGTCAAACCCAGAGCCGCCTCCACCGAGCCTTTGCCGCCGGAACAGGCCTTTCCGGTCAAGGCCAAGCGACTGGACCGGCAGACGGTTCGCGTCGAGATCGGTGTCGCGCCGGCGTATTACGTCTATAAGGACCGATTGCAGCTGGCGCTTAAAGACACGCCGGGTGTGCGCATCAGCCGGGTGGATTACCCCCAGCCCGAGATCAAGCAGGATCCTGAATTCGGCAGCGTGCCCGTCTATACCCAGCCGTTCAGCGTGCTGCTGACACTGGAGGGCAAGCCTGCCGGCCCGATCAAATTGCTGGCCCGCAGCCAGGGCTGTTTCGAGACACGCGGCCTGTGCTATCCGCCGCAAACCCAGGTGCTGACCCTGCCCTGA
- a CDS encoding thiol:disulfide interchange protein DsbA/DsbL — protein MNSKRHFVRTALALGLTLTGLNLMAAGNHGEPYSRLASPQATATPGKIEVIEFFWYGCGHCNQLEPYVEAWEKTLPADVVFRREHALWDGRSDMDGHAKLFATLRTMGIVGAHQRAAFDAIHGGRMELRDEKTLMTWVNARGINRAQFETNYRSFGMAAQLGKAKQLTKAYRIDSVPTFIVNGKYVTSAHQAGNEQKLFATINQLIAQERKTLKR, from the coding sequence ATGAACAGCAAACGCCATTTTGTCCGTACCGCCCTGGCACTGGGCCTTACCCTGACCGGCCTCAATCTCATGGCGGCAGGTAACCACGGCGAGCCTTACTCGCGTCTCGCCAGCCCCCAAGCCACGGCCACGCCAGGCAAGATCGAGGTGATCGAGTTCTTCTGGTATGGCTGCGGTCACTGCAACCAGCTGGAGCCCTATGTGGAAGCCTGGGAGAAGACCCTGCCGGCCGATGTGGTGTTCCGCCGCGAGCATGCACTCTGGGATGGCCGCAGCGATATGGACGGCCACGCCAAGCTGTTTGCAACCTTGCGGACCATGGGTATCGTCGGGGCGCACCAGCGCGCGGCCTTTGATGCGATTCATGGCGGCCGCATGGAATTGCGCGACGAGAAGACGCTGATGACCTGGGTGAACGCACGCGGCATCAATCGTGCACAGTTCGAAACCAATTACCGCTCGTTCGGCATGGCCGCCCAGCTGGGTAAAGCCAAGCAGCTGACCAAGGCTTACCGGATCGACAGCGTGCCGACCTTTATCGTCAACGGCAAATACGTGACCTCGGCCCACCAGGCGGGCAACGAGCAAAAACTGTTCGCCACGATCAACCAGCTGATCGCGCAGGAACGCAAGACGCTCAAACGTTAA
- a CDS encoding FAD-binding oxidoreductase, translated as MHPLLADLAHLLPASSLITDPATLAPRLSDMRKKLQGQALALALPDSTEQVAAIVRLCRQHGVSIVPQGGNTGLVGGATPLDANTLLLGSDKLNRIRAVDPVGYSITVEAGCILDDVHGAAAKVDRLFPLWLGSSGSARIGGLIGTNAGGMQVLRYGTMRELVLGIEAVLPDGRVYQGLHALRKRNIGYDLKQWFIGAEGTLGFVTAATLRLFPAERGEAVAMVALPDADAVLALFAAAKARVGEVLTAFEMLDHESFTLMARHFPQVAQPFDPLPRYAALIALTGGETDAELETRLTELLADGDYSDAVLAQDSTQRAALWSLREWIPDAQRKQGPSIKHDLALPIAAIPAFMREAAAAIAKDFPAARPIVFGHVGDGNLHYNLGLSPEADFYATEARANALLFPLARAYGGEISAEHGIGRFRREQADQLHDPVERALMRELKQQLDPDGLFNPGVLI; from the coding sequence GTGCACCCCCTTCTAGCTGACCTTGCCCATCTGCTCCCCGCCAGCAGCCTGATCACCGATCCCGCCACGCTGGCGCCGCGGCTCAGCGATATGCGCAAGAAGCTGCAAGGTCAGGCGCTCGCGCTGGCCCTGCCGGACAGCACCGAACAGGTCGCCGCCATCGTGCGCCTGTGCCGTCAGCACGGCGTATCCATCGTGCCGCAGGGAGGCAATACCGGCTTGGTCGGCGGTGCGACGCCACTTGATGCCAACACCCTGCTGCTGGGCAGCGACAAGCTCAATCGCATCCGCGCGGTGGATCCGGTCGGGTACAGCATCACCGTGGAAGCCGGCTGCATACTGGACGACGTACACGGTGCTGCTGCCAAGGTAGATCGGCTCTTTCCACTATGGCTGGGCTCATCAGGCAGCGCGCGCATCGGCGGCCTGATCGGCACCAACGCGGGTGGCATGCAAGTGCTTCGCTACGGCACCATGCGCGAGCTCGTGTTGGGTATCGAAGCCGTATTGCCCGACGGGCGCGTCTACCAGGGCCTGCACGCGCTGCGTAAACGCAATATCGGTTACGACCTCAAGCAGTGGTTCATCGGTGCCGAGGGCACGCTAGGTTTTGTGACGGCCGCCACGCTACGGCTGTTCCCCGCTGAGCGAGGCGAGGCGGTGGCGATGGTCGCTCTGCCCGATGCCGATGCGGTGCTGGCGCTGTTTGCCGCGGCCAAGGCCCGCGTGGGCGAGGTGCTGACGGCCTTCGAGATGCTCGATCACGAGTCGTTCACGCTGATGGCACGACACTTCCCGCAAGTCGCACAACCGTTCGACCCGCTGCCGCGCTATGCGGCGTTGATTGCCCTGACGGGCGGCGAAACCGATGCCGAGCTCGAAACACGGCTCACCGAGCTGCTGGCCGATGGCGACTACAGCGACGCCGTACTCGCGCAGGACAGCACCCAGCGTGCGGCACTATGGTCATTGCGTGAATGGATACCGGACGCACAACGCAAACAGGGCCCGTCGATCAAGCATGATCTGGCCCTGCCGATTGCAGCGATTCCCGCCTTCATGCGCGAGGCCGCGGCGGCGATTGCGAAGGATTTTCCGGCTGCCCGCCCCATCGTGTTCGGCCATGTGGGCGATGGCAATCTGCATTACAACCTGGGGCTGTCACCCGAAGCAGACTTCTACGCGACCGAAGCGCGCGCCAATGCGCTGCTGTTCCCGCTAGCGCGCGCTTATGGTGGCGAGATCAGCGCCGAGCACGGTATAGGTCGCTTCCGGCGCGAACAGGCTGATCAGCTGCACGATCCGGTCGAGCGGGCGCTGATGCGTGAACTCAAGCAGCAGCTCGATCCAGATGGGCTCTTCAATCCAGGCGTGCTGATCTGA
- a CDS encoding NAD(P)-dependent oxidoreductase, producing the protein MNATPTLLLTGAAGLLGRTLHDPLRPLCAQLILSDLPAALQSAGLPSTAACDLSDAAATDTLLQGVDTVVHFGGIAMEGPFEPILQANIRGMFNLYEAARRAGTRRIVFASSNHITGCYPQGQRITPDDPVRPDSNYGVSKLFGEGLARMYFDRYGIESVCLRLGTCTLTPPDRRSLATWISPGDLVRLVCAAVTAPDVGFLIAYGVSANPQRWWECDAAWAKLGFAPQDSAEPWASEIEGICPAPEDPCARLQGGSFLGLGPFD; encoded by the coding sequence ATGAACGCCACCCCCACCCTGCTGCTGACCGGTGCCGCCGGCTTGCTCGGCCGCACACTGCATGATCCTTTGCGCCCATTGTGCGCCCAGCTGATCCTCAGCGATCTGCCCGCCGCACTGCAAAGCGCCGGCCTGCCGTCCACCGCGGCGTGCGACCTCAGCGACGCCGCCGCTACCGATACGCTGCTTCAGGGCGTCGATACCGTGGTGCACTTCGGCGGCATTGCGATGGAAGGTCCGTTCGAACCCATCCTGCAGGCCAATATCCGCGGCATGTTCAATCTGTACGAGGCCGCACGGCGCGCGGGCACGCGGCGCATCGTGTTTGCCAGCTCCAACCACATCACCGGCTGCTACCCGCAAGGCCAGCGCATCACGCCCGATGACCCGGTGCGGCCCGACAGCAACTACGGCGTCAGCAAGCTGTTCGGTGAAGGTTTGGCGCGCATGTATTTCGACCGCTATGGCATCGAATCGGTCTGTTTGCGTCTGGGCACCTGCACGCTTACGCCGCCCGACCGCCGCAGCTTGGCCACCTGGATCAGCCCCGGTGATCTGGTGCGCCTCGTTTGCGCAGCCGTCACTGCGCCCGATGTAGGTTTCCTGATTGCCTACGGCGTATCGGCCAATCCACAGCGCTGGTGGGAGTGCGATGCGGCGTGGGCCAAGCTCGGCTTTGCGCCCCAAGACAGTGCCGAGCCTTGGGCAAGCGAGATCGAAGGAATCTGCCCGGCGCCCGAAGACCCGTGCGCACGGCTGCAAGGTGGCAGCTTTCTGGGGCTGGGCCCGTTTGACTAG
- a CDS encoding sugar kinase, producing the protein MTSSLRVVCFGECMIELQGEAFGTLRQGFGGDTLNTAVYLVRMAANRGWTIDYATALGDDKLSTGMLSRWQDEGLSTSLVRRLAGRMPGLYQIEVDASGERHFSYWRSHAAARDYFDVPEGETPLELQAAQIDVLYVSGISLAILPPAGRERLFALAASLRARGAQVVFDNNYRPRLWASNVDAQAAFTRMYALASTALVTLDDECLLWGVDADTALSRTLAQTCPEVVIKRGALPTLIRIAGEPVQEAATLRVAQVIDTTAAGDSFAGGYLAARLGGATAVAAASVGNRLAGTVVQHRGALIPLEAMAELVLPA; encoded by the coding sequence ATGACGTCCTCGTTACGGGTGGTGTGTTTCGGTGAATGCATGATCGAGTTGCAGGGTGAGGCGTTTGGCACTCTGCGCCAGGGCTTTGGCGGCGACACGCTCAATACGGCGGTGTATCTGGTGCGCATGGCGGCAAACCGTGGCTGGACCATCGATTACGCAACCGCGCTGGGTGACGACAAACTCAGCACCGGCATGCTGTCGCGCTGGCAGGACGAAGGCTTGAGCACCAGCCTGGTCAGGCGTCTTGCGGGACGCATGCCTGGGCTGTACCAGATCGAGGTTGATGCCAGCGGTGAACGCCACTTCAGCTACTGGCGCTCGCACGCCGCCGCGCGCGACTACTTTGATGTGCCCGAGGGCGAAACGCCGCTGGAGCTGCAGGCGGCGCAGATTGATGTGCTGTATGTCAGCGGTATCAGCCTCGCCATCCTGCCGCCCGCGGGCCGTGAGCGCCTGTTTGCACTGGCCGCCAGCTTGCGCGCGCGGGGTGCGCAAGTCGTGTTCGACAACAACTACCGCCCGCGTTTGTGGGCATCAAACGTCGATGCGCAAGCAGCGTTTACGCGTATGTATGCGCTGGCGAGCACGGCACTGGTCACGCTCGATGATGAGTGCCTGCTATGGGGCGTGGATGCCGATACGGCCTTGTCGCGCACCCTGGCGCAGACCTGCCCCGAAGTCGTCATCAAGCGCGGCGCTTTGCCGACCTTGATCCGCATTGCCGGCGAGCCGGTACAAGAGGCCGCGACGCTGCGCGTGGCCCAAGTCATCGATACCACGGCCGCCGGCGATTCGTTTGCCGGCGGCTATCTGGCCGCACGCTTGGGTGGTGCCACGGCAGTGGCTGCTGCCAGTGTCGGCAACCGCTTGGCTGGCACCGTGGTGCAGCACCGCGGCGCCTTGATTCCGCTTGAGGCGATGGCCGAGCTGGTGCTGCCGGCCTGA
- a CDS encoding rhamnogalacturonan acetylesterase translates to MPALEPAMRHDPRRRLHLQALLSACISPMLMAASADPAPAPPVIPSPFPLQFATMHPTLHLVGDSTMADKAPNPHNPERGWGQLFRPLMRNPAQLLNHAANGRSTKSFRDQGRWQHVLTQLASGDYVLIQFGHNDAKIDDPTRYADARTSYRDNLRRFVFDVRERGATPLLATPIMRRQFDDDGQLHDGHGAYPAVVREVARALDVPLLDLHRLSYLWLVSLGAEESIQRFVWISPGTNTLYPEGRRDNTHFNELGASELAAIAADEMRRLQWPAAAWLRDAVPTRPRLAQKPQGMVMP, encoded by the coding sequence ATGCCGGCCCTTGAACCAGCCATGCGACACGACCCGCGCCGCCGCCTGCACCTGCAAGCCCTGCTAAGCGCCTGCATCAGCCCCATGCTGATGGCGGCGAGTGCCGACCCCGCACCGGCACCACCCGTCATACCCTCACCGTTCCCACTACAGTTCGCGACCATGCACCCCACACTCCATCTGGTGGGCGACTCCACCATGGCCGACAAGGCCCCCAATCCCCATAACCCTGAACGTGGCTGGGGCCAGCTATTCCGGCCGCTGATGCGCAATCCGGCCCAGCTACTGAACCATGCCGCCAACGGCCGCAGCACCAAGAGCTTCCGCGATCAGGGCCGCTGGCAGCATGTGCTCACACAGCTGGCATCGGGCGATTACGTGCTGATCCAGTTCGGCCATAACGACGCCAAGATCGACGACCCGACACGCTATGCCGACGCGCGCACCAGCTACCGCGACAATCTGCGCCGCTTCGTCTTTGATGTGCGCGAGCGCGGTGCCACGCCGTTGCTGGCCACGCCGATCATGCGCCGCCAGTTCGACGACGACGGCCAGCTGCACGATGGTCATGGCGCTTACCCGGCCGTGGTGCGTGAAGTCGCGCGCGCGCTCGATGTGCCGCTGCTCGATCTGCATCGTTTGAGTTATCTGTGGCTGGTGTCGCTGGGTGCCGAAGAATCGATCCAGCGTTTTGTCTGGATCAGCCCCGGCACCAATACGCTGTATCCCGAAGGCCGACGCGACAACACGCATTTCAACGAGCTGGGTGCAAGCGAGCTGGCAGCGATTGCAGCCGACGAGATGCGCCGTTTGCAGTGGCCGGCTGCCGCTTGGCTGCGCGACGCCGTGCCCACCCGCCCACGGCTGGCCCAGAAGCCACAGGGCATGGTGATGCCCTAG
- a CDS encoding TonB-dependent receptor, with protein MTKPYPPHRAKPLVLALMGAVSMTAVSLGSAHAADAAKPAEEGIVVTGLRASLQSALKAKRNEKGIVDVVKAEDIAKFPDTNLAESLQRVPGVVIDRDAGEGRNITVRGLGADFARVRINGIEALATTGGTDSSGGANRSRGFDFNVFASELFSSLTVRKSASADVEEGSLGATVDLQTMRPFDLKKGITASGSVKARYNDLVGKTDPRAAFLFANVNENRTFGVLLSAAYSERNLYEEGFSTVRWDNGASSGGWCAPVGVTPANPTNSTATTCGPAAQGVARLPASSAATDAYNLASSANNFHPRLPRYGRLTHDQQRLGVTGSMQFKPRDGTLLNFDVLYAKLDATRQEDFLQAISFSRTATQGGKPQTSVVATEYGPNGNLLYGKYNGVDIRSESRYDELSTTFTQPTLSLEQKLTDNLRLNARIGRADSKFRNPVQTTTTLDALNVNGYSIDFRGDDRLPAISYPFDVTQAGGSLGLVTIPQVATGTQPTTITNTTASEIRIRPQGANNRNSLFHADLDWDVRPGELAIKGGVDFKKFEFDTYEFRRVNQNDTIFAPPAGTTVAGLTTMITGFGKGLNLPGGTPTAWVIPDLKAIAAAYDIYCNCVKSGPAGGPGDFSLSSTTNGNARGNNRAVTETDSSAYVMGEFETMLGNYPVKGNAGVRYVKTEQKATGYLATGGGTAVTVENEYTDTLPSFNLSADLSDKLVLRLAAAKVMARPQLGNLNPGGTISTTGTLSVTAGNPLLKPFRAKTLDTSLEWYFDRNAFLGVGLFHKNINTYIQTLRNTMSFKETGLPLSLLPSNFTGDEQFQVQAPINTEGGKLNGFEINYQQPFTFLPGKLKNMGTLLNYTQVKSKIAYQITPTSTTTITDDLLNLSPKSWNATLYYDDGKLSARVSGAYRMGFLTRVPGQNNNDVEGKNSSVNVDASVSYKINDQLEVTLEGVNLTNEANDQFISRARDSVVVYHVTGREFLAGLRYKF; from the coding sequence ATGACCAAGCCTTACCCCCCGCATCGTGCCAAGCCGTTGGTTCTTGCCCTGATGGGTGCGGTATCGATGACTGCCGTGTCGCTGGGCTCTGCCCATGCCGCTGATGCCGCCAAGCCCGCCGAAGAAGGCATCGTCGTCACCGGTCTGCGCGCCTCGCTGCAAAGCGCCCTCAAGGCCAAGCGCAATGAAAAAGGCATCGTCGATGTGGTCAAGGCCGAAGACATTGCCAAGTTCCCTGACACCAACCTGGCCGAATCACTGCAACGCGTCCCCGGCGTGGTGATCGACCGCGATGCTGGTGAAGGCCGCAACATCACCGTGCGCGGCCTGGGTGCCGACTTCGCGCGTGTACGCATCAACGGTATCGAAGCCCTGGCCACCACTGGCGGCACCGATAGCTCCGGCGGTGCCAACCGCTCGCGGGGTTTTGATTTCAACGTGTTCGCGTCAGAACTGTTCAGCAGCCTCACCGTGCGCAAGAGCGCCTCCGCCGATGTGGAAGAAGGCTCGCTCGGTGCCACCGTCGATCTGCAGACCATGCGTCCGTTCGATCTGAAGAAGGGCATCACTGCTTCGGGGTCGGTCAAGGCACGCTACAACGATCTGGTCGGCAAGACCGATCCGCGCGCAGCGTTCCTGTTTGCCAACGTCAACGAGAACCGCACCTTCGGCGTGCTGCTGTCGGCCGCGTACTCGGAACGCAATCTGTATGAAGAGGGTTTCAGCACCGTACGCTGGGACAACGGTGCCAGCTCCGGCGGCTGGTGTGCGCCGGTGGGTGTGACCCCAGCCAACCCGACCAACTCCACGGCTACTACCTGCGGCCCGGCTGCCCAAGGCGTAGCACGTCTGCCCGCTTCCAGCGCCGCAACCGATGCCTACAACCTGGCCAGCAGCGCCAATAACTTCCACCCGCGCCTGCCACGCTACGGCCGCCTCACGCATGATCAGCAACGCCTGGGCGTGACCGGCTCGATGCAGTTCAAGCCGCGCGATGGCACCTTGCTGAACTTTGATGTGCTGTACGCCAAGCTCGATGCCACGCGTCAGGAAGATTTCCTGCAAGCGATCTCGTTCAGCCGCACTGCCACCCAGGGCGGCAAGCCGCAGACCAGCGTGGTGGCCACCGAATACGGCCCCAATGGCAACCTGCTGTACGGCAAGTACAACGGTGTCGATATCCGTTCCGAATCGCGTTACGACGAGCTGTCGACCACCTTCACCCAGCCCACGCTGTCGCTGGAGCAGAAGCTCACCGACAACCTGCGCCTGAACGCCCGCATCGGCCGCGCCGATTCCAAGTTCCGCAACCCGGTGCAGACCACGACCACGCTCGATGCGCTCAACGTCAACGGCTACAGCATCGACTTCCGTGGCGATGATCGCCTGCCAGCCATCAGCTACCCCTTCGATGTGACGCAAGCCGGTGGCAGCCTTGGCCTGGTGACGATTCCACAGGTCGCAACGGGCACCCAGCCGACCACGATCACCAACACGACTGCCAGCGAAATCCGCATCCGCCCTCAAGGTGCGAATAACCGTAACAGCTTGTTCCATGCTGATCTGGACTGGGATGTGCGCCCCGGCGAGCTGGCCATCAAGGGTGGCGTGGACTTCAAGAAGTTCGAGTTCGACACCTACGAGTTCCGCCGGGTGAACCAGAACGACACGATCTTCGCCCCGCCTGCCGGCACCACGGTGGCAGGCCTCACGACCATGATCACCGGCTTTGGCAAGGGCCTGAACCTGCCTGGTGGCACGCCCACCGCCTGGGTGATTCCCGACCTGAAGGCGATTGCCGCGGCTTACGATATCTACTGTAACTGCGTGAAGAGCGGGCCTGCCGGCGGCCCCGGCGATTTCAGCCTCTCGTCCACCACCAACGGCAACGCCCGCGGCAACAACCGCGCCGTGACCGAAACCGACAGCAGCGCCTACGTCATGGGTGAATTCGAGACCATGCTAGGCAACTACCCGGTCAAGGGCAACGCCGGTGTGCGTTACGTGAAGACCGAGCAGAAGGCGACGGGTTATCTTGCCACCGGCGGCGGCACGGCCGTGACGGTAGAAAACGAGTACACCGACACCCTGCCCTCGTTCAACCTGTCGGCTGACCTGAGCGACAAGCTGGTACTGCGCTTGGCCGCCGCCAAGGTGATGGCACGCCCGCAGCTGGGTAACCTGAACCCCGGTGGCACGATCAGCACCACGGGCACGCTGTCGGTCACCGCCGGTAACCCGCTGCTCAAGCCGTTCCGCGCCAAGACGCTGGACACCAGCCTCGAATGGTATTTCGATCGCAATGCCTTCCTGGGCGTGGGTCTGTTCCACAAGAACATCAACACCTACATCCAGACACTGCGCAACACCATGTCGTTCAAGGAAACCGGCCTGCCGCTGTCCTTGCTGCCATCGAACTTCACGGGTGACGAACAGTTCCAGGTGCAGGCACCGATCAACACCGAGGGCGGCAAGCTCAACGGCTTCGAAATCAACTACCAGCAACCATTCACCTTCCTGCCGGGCAAGCTCAAGAACATGGGCACCCTGCTGAACTACACGCAGGTGAAATCCAAGATCGCCTACCAGATCACGCCGACCAGCACGACGACGATCACGGACGACTTGCTGAACCTGTCGCCCAAGTCGTGGAACGCCACGCTGTACTACGACGACGGCAAGCTCAGCGCACGGGTTTCGGGTGCTTACCGCATGGGCTTCCTGACCCGCGTACCGGGCCAGAACAACAACGATGTGGAAGGCAAGAACAGCTCGGTGAACGTGGATGCATCGGTCAGCTACAAGATCAACGACCAGCTCGAAGTCACCCTCGAAGGCGTGAACCTGACCAACGAGGCCAACGACCAGTTCATCAGCCGTGCCCGCGACAGCGTGGTGGTCTACCACGTCACCGGTCGCGAGTTCCTGGCTGGCCTGCGCTACAAGTTCTGA
- a CDS encoding cupin domain-containing protein encodes MNFFFENSNTPWTELGDGIRRKIVGHTPELMSVLVHFDHGAIGTPHAHDAHDQIAYVIAGSFEVEVDGHKRICRQGDAFVAPRLHTHGVVALEANSMLLDQFSPRRDDYL; translated from the coding sequence ATGAACTTCTTCTTTGAGAACAGCAATACGCCCTGGACTGAACTGGGCGACGGCATCCGCCGCAAGATCGTCGGCCACACCCCCGAGCTGATGTCGGTGCTGGTGCACTTTGATCACGGCGCCATCGGCACCCCGCATGCGCACGATGCGCACGATCAGATTGCCTATGTGATTGCCGGCTCGTTCGAAGTGGAAGTCGATGGCCACAAGCGCATCTGCCGTCAGGGCGATGCCTTTGTCGCACCGCGCCTGCATACGCATGGCGTGGTGGCACTCGAAGCGAACAGCATGCTGCTGGATCAGTTCTCGCCGCGCCGCGACGACTATCTGTAA